In bacterium, the following are encoded in one genomic region:
- a CDS encoding SPFH domain-containing protein, whose product MSQFIEVLEWVDNVGKDMVHRIPVDGTGDIKFGAQLVVNENQTAVFFRDGRALDVLGPGRHTLTTQNLPLLTKALSLPFNFKSPFRVAVYYVSMKTFTNLTWGTRDPVAFRDKDLGMVRLRAHGNYTIRVVQPMLFVNVLVGTQGIYTTDEISDYLRAVIISRLNDLLGENLESILDLAQVYEELGAAAKARIRDEFLKYGIELRDLIIQSITPPDDVQKIIDERGSMTAVGEGDYLRFKAAQFMGDAGQGEGGGGGAAESGMGLGLGAGLGMMVPAFLRSTLEGAGKTAVSAGDPCPQCKAALPGDARFCFRCGTPVVRGQVCGGCSQDLPADARFCHQCGQEVKKKTPVCSKCGNKVPQGARYCLHCGEKIE is encoded by the coding sequence GTGAGCCAGTTCATCGAGGTTCTCGAATGGGTCGATAACGTAGGGAAGGACATGGTCCACCGGATCCCCGTCGACGGGACCGGTGATATCAAGTTCGGTGCCCAGCTGGTCGTTAACGAGAACCAGACGGCCGTGTTCTTCCGGGACGGCCGGGCGCTGGATGTCCTGGGACCCGGGCGGCACACCCTCACCACCCAGAACCTGCCTCTCCTGACCAAGGCCCTGAGCCTTCCCTTCAACTTCAAGAGCCCCTTCAGGGTAGCGGTCTATTACGTCTCCATGAAGACCTTCACGAACCTGACCTGGGGCACCCGGGACCCCGTTGCTTTCCGGGACAAGGACCTGGGTATGGTGCGGCTCAGGGCCCACGGCAACTACACCATCAGGGTCGTCCAGCCCATGCTGTTCGTCAATGTGCTGGTGGGGACCCAGGGGATCTACACCACTGACGAGATCTCAGACTATCTGCGGGCGGTCATCATCTCCCGCCTCAACGACCTTCTGGGAGAGAACCTGGAGTCGATCCTCGACCTCGCGCAGGTCTACGAAGAGCTGGGCGCCGCAGCCAAAGCCAGGATCAGGGATGAGTTTCTCAAGTATGGTATCGAACTGCGCGACCTCATCATCCAGTCCATAACCCCTCCGGACGACGTCCAGAAGATTATCGACGAGCGCGGCAGCATGACAGCAGTCGGCGAAGGGGATTACCTCAGGTTCAAGGCCGCCCAGTTCATGGGCGATGCGGGGCAAGGGGAAGGCGGGGGAGGCGGCGCCGCGGAGTCCGGGATGGGGTTGGGACTTGGCGCCGGGTTAGGGATGATGGTGCCCGCCTTTTTAAGGTCTACCCTGGAGGGTGCGGGAAAGACAGCAGTATCCGCGGGTGACCCATGTCCCCAGTGCAAGGCCGCCCTTCCCGGTGACGCCAGGTTCTGTTTCCGCTGCGGCACACCCGTTGTCCGGGGCCAGGTATGCGGCGGCTGCAGCCAGGACCTGCCAGCGGATGCCCGTTTCTGCCATCAGTGCGGCCAGGAGGTCAAAAAAAAAACACCGGTCTGCTCGAAATGCGGCAACAAGGTCCCCCAGGGGGCAAGGTACTGCCTTCATTGCGGCGAGAAGATCGAGTAG